A section of the bacterium genome encodes:
- the leuD gene encoding 3-isopropylmalate dehydratase small subunit, with product MSNRSIDKVAGTACVSRGDDVDTDRIIPARFMKEVTFDTMGEHLFEDARKAAKGNHPLDNEVYEGAQILIVGKNFGCGSSREHAPQALMRYGFNGFIGGSFAEIFAGNCTAMGLVCVTLPDTELAKIMDSVELDPGQQIAIDIDARTVTYREGSLEAGIPDGTRKQLLEGTWDAMGLLLDASDGIEATSAALPYVAGY from the coding sequence ATGAGCAACCGATCGATCGACAAGGTGGCGGGGACCGCGTGCGTGTCGCGCGGCGACGACGTCGACACCGACCGCATCATTCCGGCCCGCTTCATGAAGGAAGTCACTTTCGACACCATGGGCGAGCATCTGTTCGAAGACGCCCGCAAGGCGGCGAAGGGCAACCATCCCCTCGATAACGAGGTCTACGAAGGGGCACAGATCCTGATCGTCGGGAAGAACTTCGGCTGCGGTTCGTCGCGCGAGCACGCACCCCAGGCGCTCATGCGGTACGGCTTCAACGGCTTCATCGGCGGCTCGTTCGCGGAGATCTTCGCGGGCAACTGCACGGCGATGGGGCTGGTGTGTGTCACGCTCCCCGACACGGAACTCGCAAAGATCATGGACAGCGTCGAACTCGATCCCGGCCAGCAGATCGCGATCGATATCGACGCGCGCACGGTCACCTACCGTGAGGGCAGCCTCGAGGCCGGCATTCCCGACGGCACACGCAAGCAGCTACTCGAAGGGACGTGGGATGCCATGGGCCTGCTGCTCGACGCCAGCGACGGCATCGAAGCCACCAGCGCCGCCCTACCCTACGTGGCGGGGTATTGA
- a CDS encoding alpha/beta fold hydrolase, which yields MSDSSVTDLRGIAFEREGDGPAILLTHGLGDSAETWTELRPHLDGFETWGWDMLGHGHSQKPTDDAAYSMRRARDDLERMIERVGGDVVLVGHSLGGYLCQHRAVRDLSGIRGLVLIATGPGYRDPARREEWNGFVHKAAAAFDIPKPAAKMALQHDEIVMNDLEKITVPVLQILGERDKQYRGAFEVVKKRVAEVESLMVPDAGHHPHRSHADQVGPVLRRFLERLP from the coding sequence GTGTCCGACTCATCCGTAACTGATCTGCGGGGCATCGCTTTCGAGCGTGAAGGTGACGGTCCCGCCATCCTCCTCACCCACGGCCTCGGCGACTCCGCGGAGACCTGGACCGAACTCCGCCCGCACCTGGATGGATTCGAAACCTGGGGGTGGGACATGCTGGGGCATGGGCATTCGCAGAAGCCGACCGATGACGCCGCGTACTCGATGCGGCGTGCCCGCGACGACCTCGAACGCATGATCGAGCGTGTCGGTGGCGATGTCGTGCTCGTTGGCCACTCGCTCGGTGGCTATCTCTGCCAACATCGCGCGGTACGCGATCTCTCGGGCATTCGCGGGCTCGTGCTGATCGCAACGGGTCCGGGCTACCGTGATCCCGCACGCCGCGAGGAATGGAACGGCTTCGTCCACAAGGCGGCGGCGGCGTTCGACATTCCGAAGCCTGCCGCGAAGATGGCCCTACAACACGACGAGATCGTGATGAATGATCTCGAGAAGATCACGGTGCCGGTCCTGCAGATTCTCGGAGAACGCGACAAGCAGTACCGCGGCGCATTCGAAGTCGTGAAGAAACGTGTCGCCGAAGTGGAATCACTGATGGTGCCCGACGCTGGCCACCATCCGCACCGCAGCCATGCGGATCAGGTCGGCCCGGTACTGCGGCGATTCCTCGAGCGGCTGCCGTAG
- the leuC gene encoding 3-isopropylmalate dehydratase large subunit, whose translation MSTSPLTLFQKVWDTHRVRDLPTGQTQLFIGTHLIHEVTSPQAFAMIRELGLGVRFPKRTFATVDHIVPTDTRIRPLSDPMAETMMSELENNCRDFDIELFDIASGQQGIIHVIGPEQGLTQPGMTIACGDSHTATHGAFGAIAFGIGTSQVRDILATQTLAMAPLEVRQVNVTGKLGPGVYAKDVTLAIIRELGVNGGVGYAYEYAGPVIEAMTMEERMTLCNMAIEGGARCGYVNPDEKTFDYLRGRPKAPQGEAFDRAVEVWRGVATDPGAQFDDRVQLDGKDIEPTVTWGINPAQNLGVNERIPNMSEVPDEERASVAEALEYMDLTPGKRIAGTPIDVAFIGSCTNGRISDMREAARVAKTGKVGDGVRALVVPGSHEVAKMAEDEGLDEIFRAAGFEWREPGCSMCLAMNPDKLKGREMCASSSNRNFKGRQGSPTGRTLLMSPAMVAAAAIAGKVVDVREVL comes from the coding sequence CCCAGCTCTTCATCGGGACCCATCTCATTCACGAGGTCACGAGTCCGCAGGCGTTCGCGATGATCCGCGAACTCGGCCTCGGTGTGCGCTTCCCGAAGCGCACCTTTGCGACCGTGGATCACATTGTTCCGACCGATACGCGCATCCGACCGCTCTCGGACCCGATGGCCGAAACGATGATGAGCGAACTCGAGAACAATTGCCGCGACTTCGACATCGAGCTGTTCGACATCGCGAGCGGGCAGCAGGGAATCATCCACGTGATCGGACCCGAACAGGGCTTGACCCAGCCGGGGATGACGATCGCCTGCGGCGACAGCCACACGGCGACTCACGGTGCATTCGGTGCGATCGCATTCGGAATCGGCACCAGCCAGGTGCGCGACATCCTCGCAACCCAGACCCTCGCGATGGCCCCCCTCGAGGTCCGCCAAGTCAACGTCACGGGAAAGCTCGGGCCCGGCGTCTACGCCAAGGACGTGACGCTCGCGATCATCCGCGAACTCGGCGTCAACGGGGGTGTGGGATACGCATACGAGTACGCGGGCCCGGTGATCGAGGCCATGACCATGGAAGAGCGCATGACGCTCTGCAACATGGCGATCGAGGGCGGCGCGCGCTGTGGTTACGTCAACCCCGACGAGAAAACCTTCGACTATCTGCGCGGACGGCCAAAGGCACCACAGGGCGAGGCCTTCGATCGCGCGGTCGAGGTCTGGCGCGGCGTTGCGACCGATCCGGGCGCGCAGTTCGACGACAGGGTCCAACTGGACGGCAAAGACATCGAGCCCACCGTCACCTGGGGGATCAATCCCGCCCAGAATCTCGGCGTAAACGAACGCATCCCCAACATGAGTGAGGTGCCCGATGAGGAACGCGCTTCCGTCGCTGAAGCACTCGAGTACATGGACCTAACGCCCGGCAAGCGAATCGCGGGCACGCCCATCGACGTCGCGTTCATCGGCTCCTGCACCAACGGCCGCATTTCCGACATGCGCGAAGCTGCTCGCGTTGCGAAGACTGGCAAGGTGGGGGACGGCGTGCGCGCTCTGGTCGTCCCCGGCTCTCACGAAGTCGCGAAGATGGCCGAAGACGAGGGTCTCGATGAGATCTTCCGCGCCGCCGGCTTCGAGTGGCGCGAGCCGGGCTGCTCGATGTGCCTCGCCATGAATCCCGACAAGCTAAAGGGCCGCGAAATGTGCGCTTCTTCGAGCAACCGCAACTTCAAGGGACGGCAGGGTTCACCCACGGGCCGTACCCTCTTGATGTCACCGGCCATGGTCGCTGCCGCCGCCATTGCCGGCAAGGTGGTCGACGTACGGGAGGTCCTGTAA